TTCTATATTCCTCTTATAAGCGGTGGTCGTCTGAAAATCGATATTGCTTTCCCCTTGCTCGAATGCCACTCTGGCAGGTCCTCTTCCTTCATACCCGAGGACAGCCTTCGCATCCATTCCCAATACCTCAAAGGAAATCAAGGTAGTGAGGTCGAGCCCCGTCGGTGACATGCCTGCAAAGTAAAGCTTCTCATCCAGTTCATTCAGATCTGATGCGCTCTCTATTCCAAGGGAGTCGGATACATAGACGACAGCCCCGGTAGGAGCGCCGATGATGGGGTTTAAATCTTCGAAGTTGTATTTTACAGATGATTGACCCAGAAGAAGCGGGATGTGTGTGGAGGCACTTGTCGTGATGAGGTTGCTCCCGTCTCTGTCATAGGAAGTGATGTATTCGTTGGCGCCTGTGATGCTTCCTCCACCGGGGATGTTCTCCACCTGGATACTCGGCTTCGATTCTATATGAGAAGCAAGTGGGTTCGACATATATCTTCCGAAGACATCTGTGCCGCCTCCGGAGTTATAGGGAACTACCATCGTCAAAAGATCTGTTCCGATGCCTTCCTTATCCGAAGTTGATAGCTTGGACTGACCGAGCGTGAGAGAAGAGCATCCGGTTAAGCATAAGGCGCATATGCATATAAAAGTAAGCGCATACATTTTATTCACTGTTCGTCCTCCTTTTTATGTGGTTGGCATAAGGTTATAAAAAAACAGGACATAAGTAAAATAGCGAAAAATTATGAGGTTAAATAAATTTTTTTTATAATTTAACTTTTTGCTGGCTCATGAGGAAGTCGATGAAGGCTTTGACAATGTGAAGCTTCAAGTAGTCCGGCCTGTACATTAACCATGTATCCCGCATGACAGGTTCCCCGTTCTTATAATGAAGCCCTTCTGTGTACAGCTGATCGGATGGACGGAGACAGATTTCCGGTACTACCGCAAACCCGAGGCCGTGCTTGACCATTTCTTTACTCGTTTCCTGACGATCCACTTCCATTGGAGAGTACGGGGACTGGGAAAAATGATTGTTCCACCACTTCGTAATGAGCGACTGCAGGGAATTATCTGTCTTGTAGTTAATAAACGGGAGGCTCGGTAAATCCTCCACAGCGACTGCGTCTTTGGAAATGATATGGAGCTGTTCCTTAATGAGCAGCTGTTTTTCGCCTTCCCAATCATAATCTCCTCTCAAAATGCCGAGGTGGATATGGGACCGGCTCAACAAATTCTTAATTTCAACACTCCATCCTGTTTGAACGTCGAATTGAATGTTCGGGTATTGCTCCGAAAATTTCTTTAAAAGAGCAGGGAGTTTATATTGGGCGAAGTTACTGGAAACACCGATTCTTAACGTGCCCCGCACCTCTTTACCAATGTTCATCAGTTCATCGGACAAGGTCTGCAGCTCTTGGAGCTGTCTTTTTGCATAGGCGACGAGGTGTTCTCCTTCCGAGGTGAATGCAATGCCTGTCTTCGTGCGGAAGAAGAGTTTTGCTTGAAAGGTATCCTCCAGCTGTTTTAAACGGTAACTCAAGGCTGGTTGAGATATGAACAGGGCCTCGGCTGCTTTGGTCAAGCTTTTCCTTTCATCTACAGCACGCAGGATGTCCCAATCTTTTTGATCCATGTCGAGCCTCCTATTATAAAATATTTTTATCTGATAAGATCAAAATTCGTGATTTTTCTTATGGTGACTTCCATTGTACGCTAGAACCAACCTGATCACAATAGTATTCCTGGAGGAGAGGATAGCGTATGTATAAAGTTCCGGTGACTCTTATGCGAGGGGGAACGAGCAAAGGTGTATTTATTTTGAAGGATCACATGCCTGCCGATCGAGAAGAGTGGGAGCCGTTTCTTCTCGATATCATGGGGAGCCCCGATCCCAATCAAATCGATGGATTGGGAGGGGCAAATTCCCTTACAAGTAAAGTGGCGATCATCAGTAAAAGCACCCATCCGTTCCATCACGTAGACTACACGTTCGCGCAAGTCAGTCTTGACAAACAAGTCGTAGATTTTAATGGGAATTGTGGCAATATCTCATCCGCTGTCGGACCATATGCAATCAGTAAAGGGATGGTGGATCTCCTTGAGCCGGTTACGACGGTTCAAATATGGAACACAAATACGAAGAAGCTGATAAGTGCAGAGGTGGAAGTCGAAGGCGGTAAAGTCAAGACGGAGGGAAGCTACGAGATTCCGGGCGTCCCTGGAAGTGGATCGCCGATTTTTCTTTCCTTCGAGAAACCGGAAGGGGCCGTTACTGGGAGAATTTTTCCTTCCGGGAAGCCTAAAGAGTACGTTGCGTGCTCTTATGGTACCATTCCTATTTCCATTGTGGATGTGGCCAATCCGCTCGTGATGGTAAATGCTGCTCACGTCGGACTCGCAGGAGATGAACTACCGGATGATTTTTCCAGTGAAACATTAAAGAGGTTGGAGGAAGTCCGTTCGATAGCAGCTGAGCTTTGTGGGTTCTCAGCGAAGGAGGATGCTTCTGACCAATCACCTGCTGTACCGAAATTGACTATTGTAGCCGAGACTTCTAAGCACACGGATATCCAAGGAATTACTCATGAGAAAGAGGACGTTGACGTGCTTGTTAGAATGATGTCAATGCAGAAGCCGCACAAGGCCCTGGCTATTACAGGGGCCGTCTGCCTCTCCGTTGCAAGCAGGTTGACTGGTACCGTGCTCTCTGATCTGGCAATCCGGTCGCAGGATTCCCTTCGGATCGGACATCCTGGAGGCGTTCTGGAAGCATATATTACCGAAGATCCGGATGTCCGGGTGAAAATCGGAAGGACGGCGAGGCTCTTAATGGAGGGAATCGTTTATACCAAAAAAGATTATGAAATAAAGGCAAAAGCCGATTCCCGGCTGTTATCCACCTTCCTCCATGAGTCTATTTAAATAAGAATTCAGTAAAAAGAGGACCCCGCAATTCGTGGAGTCCTCTTTTTATTCAGAAGAAAATCGTTGTTTTCGATGATTGTAAAAGATAGATGATCCTGTCTTGATTCTATAGAACCATCCGTCTATTCCATTCTTCCCTCAGGATTCCCATCCGAATCGAATCGTAGTAGGCGCCTTCATAAATTCGGCACTTACGCATTCTGCCTTCGACTTTCATTCCCAATTTCTCGCCGACCCGCATCATCCGTTCGTTTCTTGACCATGTCGTGAGCCCGACCCGTGCGAGCGGGAGATGACGGAACAAGTGATCGATCCACAATTCCAAAGCCTCGGAACCGTAACCGCCGTTCCAGTAGTGCGGGTCATAGATGCCGATACCGACTTCGAGCCAGAGGGAAGGCTTGTGTTCCCAGTAATAGGTGACGGTACCGATGATTCGGCCTTCGACTTCTATAATTAATCGAGAGTCCGGTTCTCCATTCTTCAGCCTTGCTTTTCTTGCGTGCTCGTGGCTGCGGTAGCTTTCCAACGTGTGCGGCTCCAACGGGTAGTAAGGAGCGTCCCACTTCTTCCACTCCGGCTCGAATCCTTGATAAATCAAGTCATAAAGGACGGGAATATCCGTATCCTCGATGCTTCTCAAACGTACGAGCCGTCCTTGTATATGCAGTGCTTTATCCGTATCTGCCATGCCCGCATCCTCCGTTCTTTCCTTTTTTTCCATCGTACCACATCCTGACGGCCCTGTTTGAAGGAATGTTGCAGAGGGTAAAGAAAAAAGGTATCGTACATAAATGGCAGGTGATAGCAATGATAAACATTATGGCTTACTCCAAAGAGAAGGGGATGCAGGAAGGAATACCGATGCAGGAGCTGCGGTCTGAGACTTGGGACTGGTACTGGGTGGATTTCGAAGAGCCGACGAAGGAAGAAATCGGGATGCTGGAAACGGAATTCCATTTCCATCCGCTCGCCATCGAAGACTGTCTGCAAGGGTTGCAGCGACCGAAGCTGGATTATTACGACGACCATACTTTTTTTGTCATCCACTCGGTCAGTCGAATGGAGCTTGAGAAGAAGGAGATCGATATCTTCCTTGGTGACTGCTCGATCGTAACCTTTCATAAAGAGAAAAACGATCCGCTTGAACAGGCGAAACGGATGGTCCGACGCGTAAAAGATTACCAAGAGGTCGATGAATATTTCGTGTTCCACCAGATTCTCGATAAGGTCGTAGACAATTATTTCCCGATCATCTATAAGATTGAGGATCACATCAATGATATCGAGGACAATACGAAGAACCTTTCCATGGAGCGGTTGCTGGAGGAGCTGTTTGATCGCAGAGGGGAACTTTTGACGCTGCGTCAAACGGTCCATCCGATGCGCGACTTACTGTATCGTATTTTGAACTCCCACCATTTGGACGGGGTTTTTGACCGGAGGGAATACTTTGCTGATATCCACGATCATTTGGTCAAAGTGGCGGACATGATCGCTTCCAACAGGGAGATGACGCAGGATATCCGGGACAGTTATTTATCCTTAAACTCCCATGAAACGAACCGGACGATGCAGATCCTTACGGTTATTTCGGTCATCTTCATGCCGCTGACCTTTATCGTAGGCGTGTATGGGATGAACTTCTCAAACATGCCGGAATTAAGTACCACATACGGTTATCTGGTTGTTTGGATCATCATGATCAGCGTTGCGGTAGGGATGTACATCTGGTTCCGTAACAAAGGATGGTTTGATTAATGCTTTCAAAAAAAGGCCGGGGTCACGTGTCCCCGGCCTTTTTCTTATTCTTCTTCTTTGTCAAACCATAGAAGCTCCTGCTCATCTACGAAACCATTATAGTTGATGAACACTTCTTCTCCTTGTTTAATGTCCTTATAAGCATAGAAATCGAACGTATGCTGCTCGAAGTTAATTTTATAATTGGCATTCGGTTCGTAGGAGTGATTGAACATCATTCCATAACCGAGCAAAAAGGCGGTATGGTTCTCCCCGTATTCAAAGGCATAGTCGGCAAGACGCGTCTTTTCAATATGCACGTGTTCGCTGTTGGGGTAGGGGATGACGGGCGCTTCGTGGATCAGTTCGTCTTTGGCAATGTCGCGGGTTGCAAACATTCCTCTGTTCAACTCCTCATCCTCGAAACGGGATGTACGTACTTCAATCATTATTTTCACCTGCACTTTCCCATAAAACATTACGTTACAAGTGTGACAGGTCTAAGCAAATAAAGCAAATGGATGACGGGCTGCTCCCGTTATCCGAACTTTTATTCCAATACATCATGGTCGACGTAGCGCTTTCCATTCAGGGCGCTGATAACGTTGACCGCTACTTTTGCTCCATCTCCTGCAGTGATGATGGTATGGACACTTGCGCCTGCTGCGGTCCCTGCCGCCCAAACTTTAGGCATCGATGTGTGCCCGTTTTCGTCTGTTTGGATTATTTTTGCGACCCGGGGCTCGGTGCCTTTTATAATGTCTACGCCAAGATTTTCCGCTGCCTTGACGGACATGCCAGTTGCAAAGATGATGTGTTCGACTTCGTAGGAGCGGGTTTCGGTTTGAATCTCATGTGCTTCGCCTTTAGTGACAATTCCGTTTACGGTTTCCGATACAATCTCTGCTCCGAACTTCGCTGCCTGGGCCTGTCCCTGTTTCAAGAGGTCCGGCCCTTTGATTCCGTCCACTCCGTAATGATTTTCCACCCAGGCCATCTTCGTTATGCTTTTTCCGTGATCGAATACGACTGTCTTCTTGCCTGCTTTGGCGGTGAAAAGTCCGGCACTTGCGCCTGCCGGGCCACCGCCGATAATGGCGACATCGTACATGAAGCAACCCTCCTTATCCTATTACACCTTTCATTATATCTAAATATTCCGACTTTTTTAAGTGGTTGTGTATACTCTTGTTGCTTTCTCTTGTGAAGTGCTGTATGATTCATTTCGATACTCGAAAGAAAGGGAGGTAAGACATGTGGACCAACGTGTGAAAAATCCGCGTGGGCTGTTAATTTCTTTATGTGCGGTCATGATGATGTCCGTTATGAACGGTACGATGTTCAATATAGCCGTTCCTGACATTGCAGAGACTTATCATTTGATGCCGTCGGAAGTCAGCTGGGTGATGACAGGATACATTATGGTATACGCTATCGGAGCTTTGACATATGGGAAACTGGCTGACTTTTATCCTTACAGGACGTTGATTACGTACGGGTTGATCATATTCAGCGCTTCATCGTTGTTTGGTTTCTTCGCTCAGAACTATGCCATGGTCTTGGCGGCAAGAGTGCTCCAGGCTTTGGGTGGCGCCATGATTCCGGCCCTCGTATTCCTTGCCCCTTTGAAATATTTCAAGCATGAGCGTGGTCGGGTGCTTGGGATTGTTGCATCCGTCATGGCATTCGCTTCCGGTATTGGACCGATAGCAGGCGGTTTTATCGCAGGCTTCTTAGACTGGAGGTATTTGTTCCTGACCTCTG
This sequence is a window from Bacillus sp. SB49. Protein-coding genes within it:
- a CDS encoding LysR family transcriptional regulator; translation: MDQKDWDILRAVDERKSLTKAAEALFISQPALSYRLKQLEDTFQAKLFFRTKTGIAFTSEGEHLVAYAKRQLQELQTLSDELMNIGKEVRGTLRIGVSSNFAQYKLPALLKKFSEQYPNIQFDVQTGWSVEIKNLLSRSHIHLGILRGDYDWEGEKQLLIKEQLHIISKDAVAVEDLPSLPFINYKTDNSLQSLITKWWNNHFSQSPYSPMEVDRQETSKEMVKHGLGFAVVPEICLRPSDQLYTEGLHYKNGEPVMRDTWLMYRPDYLKLHIVKAFIDFLMSQQKVKL
- a CDS encoding 2-methylaconitate cis-trans isomerase PrpF family protein; translation: MYKVPVTLMRGGTSKGVFILKDHMPADREEWEPFLLDIMGSPDPNQIDGLGGANSLTSKVAIISKSTHPFHHVDYTFAQVSLDKQVVDFNGNCGNISSAVGPYAISKGMVDLLEPVTTVQIWNTNTKKLISAEVEVEGGKVKTEGSYEIPGVPGSGSPIFLSFEKPEGAVTGRIFPSGKPKEYVACSYGTIPISIVDVANPLVMVNAAHVGLAGDELPDDFSSETLKRLEEVRSIAAELCGFSAKEDASDQSPAVPKLTIVAETSKHTDIQGITHEKEDVDVLVRMMSMQKPHKALAITGAVCLSVASRLTGTVLSDLAIRSQDSLRIGHPGGVLEAYITEDPDVRVKIGRTARLLMEGIVYTKKDYEIKAKADSRLLSTFLHESI
- a CDS encoding GNAT family N-acetyltransferase → MEKKERTEDAGMADTDKALHIQGRLVRLRSIEDTDIPVLYDLIYQGFEPEWKKWDAPYYPLEPHTLESYRSHEHARKARLKNGEPDSRLIIEVEGRIIGTVTYYWEHKPSLWLEVGIGIYDPHYWNGGYGSEALELWIDHLFRHLPLARVGLTTWSRNERMMRVGEKLGMKVEGRMRKCRIYEGAYYDSIRMGILREEWNRRMVL
- the corA gene encoding magnesium/cobalt transporter CorA; amino-acid sequence: MINIMAYSKEKGMQEGIPMQELRSETWDWYWVDFEEPTKEEIGMLETEFHFHPLAIEDCLQGLQRPKLDYYDDHTFFVIHSVSRMELEKKEIDIFLGDCSIVTFHKEKNDPLEQAKRMVRRVKDYQEVDEYFVFHQILDKVVDNYFPIIYKIEDHINDIEDNTKNLSMERLLEELFDRRGELLTLRQTVHPMRDLLYRILNSHHLDGVFDRREYFADIHDHLVKVADMIASNREMTQDIRDSYLSLNSHETNRTMQILTVISVIFMPLTFIVGVYGMNFSNMPELSTTYGYLVVWIIMISVAVGMYIWFRNKGWFD
- a CDS encoding SET domain-containing protein, translating into MIEVRTSRFEDEELNRGMFATRDIAKDELIHEAPVIPYPNSEHVHIEKTRLADYAFEYGENHTAFLLGYGMMFNHSYEPNANYKINFEQHTFDFYAYKDIKQGEEVFINYNGFVDEQELLWFDKEEE
- a CDS encoding FAD-dependent oxidoreductase; protein product: MYDVAIIGGGPAGASAGLFTAKAGKKTVVFDHGKSITKMAWVENHYGVDGIKGPDLLKQGQAQAAKFGAEIVSETVNGIVTKGEAHEIQTETRSYEVEHIIFATGMSVKAAENLGVDIIKGTEPRVAKIIQTDENGHTSMPKVWAAGTAAGASVHTIITAGDGAKVAVNVISALNGKRYVDHDVLE